The Elaeis guineensis isolate ETL-2024a chromosome 11, EG11, whole genome shotgun sequence genomic interval cGATCTCTTcaaattataggagctgatgcatcactatatttcaatttagtaaaactttgatcaggataatccatgtgatagatttgaaaggttggaatacaatatggataatccttcaggattgacagtttaaccatgGACCGTCCTAAAGCATTtaaggtcaaaggaatgaattatgcggtaaccatatgcataggttcttaaatattatcttatgataattcgacctatctggacatcgaaaatcattgctagatggtaactttgattagtacagaaaacagtcctgtactaccgacttagtgttccaacttatggagtcacgcacaaagtcaagcaatatacaaaagaattgacctaagtctataaattcaatttgaaagtatgtgacttaattgaacaaatagattaatttgattaagaattaagttatagatcatacagaattaaatagttgactatgtctagctagcactagacatgatatTCAGGTTTAATTTTAGGGATGAACaagatttaatctttgattcaaggagtctatgagatattaaatttaagtgctaatttatttcatattaaatctgatttagttagacttaattgagtttataaattcaaattaaacttaatcctaaatcctaaacagtttggAATTGACagcttattcgaaattgattcgaatcatatttgaattaaattcgaattgatccatatttggattagatccttagagtccaatTTTATTGagattctctctcctcatggccgaCCAAGGGGTGATGGGGTGTTGCCGCCTCACCTTTAGGTGTAGGTGTGGGTGCATGTGGATGCTAATCCTTTCTCCCTTAAgactccttctttgataagtcatggattaattcaaagcctGTTTGAATTAGATATCCTAGTCTTATGGgtcataaaaaatcatctataaatagaaaggacCTCTAACTATAATGgcataacaattagattgtgtgctaaggagagaaagagagagagagagagagagaagaggcatgAAGATAGAGTGGGTGTCACCTTCTTCCTTGGCATCttccctttgggcatcccaccttcccATGACGTGAAGGCCCTCTTGGGTATCCCTCTTGCTGAAGTGAGGCATCACATCAAaggctctctcttcttcctttatTGTCTTATGAAGGTGCTTCAATCTGAGGCTTCATTCTATTTTTTTACGAAGTTTGACGTGCGCGCGAAGTAGAGGATTTGTGGATTCAGGCCTATGCGAAgctttggattcagaatctttgGGATTTGACTCAAATTTTTCTATGAATCAGGTAAAGATCTGatctttattaagttgttatagaaaatttttagatgcaccctgGCTATCCACTGCGTTCTCTGATAGAAACAGACTTTCTTTCCCTTCAGACTTATCCGCCATGCCATTCAAAATATTATTGGTACTCTCACTCTTTTGAGATGATTTAGTCCCACCATCAAAAGAATCTTTGTTTAGAGCCGTGCACCATTTTCGATAAATTTTATAAAGGTGATAAAGCCACTTATGATCTTGAGCATTGTATTCAGAAATCATCTTTTTTCATGTTTCTTCAAACTCTATTTTTGAGTCACAACCTTGCAAGCATTTATAAAACAGGTGATGGAAGCTTCAGCTAGAATTGAGATTGCTCATATGAGGGAGCATTTCAAGAGATGTGCCACAAACAAAGATGATGATGTGTATTTGGAAACACTTGTTCAATTGCCTTAACCATTGCTTGATCTTGATCGGTGAAAATAGTTTTAGGAGATTGATCAACCATGGACTCCAAAAATGACTTAAAAAGCTATATAAAAGATGTTATCTCATCCAATAAAAATGCACAACCAAACATATTATTTTGCCAATGGTGGTTAACCCCTACAAATAGTGCACAAATGAGATTATACATGTTTATATGGTAAGTTGTATCAAAAACCACAACATCACCAAAGCAAtcataatcaattcttgatttgccaTCCTTTCAAAAAAGGTTTGTCATCCGACCCTCTTGATCAACCTACACATCCCAATAAAACATGCCATCCTATGTAGCTTTGCACTTCAAATAGCTCATTAAACTTTGGGAGTCTCCTGCCTCAATAAGCATCATCTTTTGCATGTTAACATAACTATAATAATCTTTTTAGTAAAATCTAGATTTTCAATATCTCTAATTTCTTCAACCATATAGGAATATGCATTGATTGTTCGAATTTTTGCATTCACCATAGAGTCTATAACACATGCCTTTGTAGCTGCAAGTAACCTTGCTAATCTCAATAAGTGCTTTTTATTAGGTTTTGCCAACTTATGATTATGCTTAGCAACCAATTTAGTAACCTTCCACTTCCCATTTTCATCAATAATGAATCGAATTATTACTTTACAATCAGTTCTAATGTCCGACCTATTAAAGGTCGATTTATTAGGCTGTTGATCATTTTTAAGCCCTTCTTTTGAGCAATAATAATcctttgtatgattttttttttttttgttccaaaAATATAAGTTTGCTTTTTCTTTCGGATATTAAAACCCATATGATGCCCATAGTCACAATAAAACTTATAAGTCTTCTTCTCACTATGTACAACCTAATTTAATAGCTTTCTACTTGACTCTTCATGACTTAAAACATCAACTGACTCACCATTCCTTTCAACTTCTTGCCTATAAGAATGTGGATATATGGCTACCTCATCATTATCAATACAAATATCCTCTCTTTCACAACTAAGCCAATCTGTCTCTCTACCATTTTTTGCACCATAATTATGACTGTCCATTACTACAACCAGCAAAGAACCGCACAAAAGCATaagaatattaaaataaaaaaaatataaaaaatttgaagtatattttaaaataaatgattAATATTAATTACATAAATCATAACATTTTGTTGCATTGGGCTGCATTACCAATGCATGTAGTTACACAAATCATATTTACCAAGTGCATACATCTCAACTCTAGGCTGCATTGGGCTTGTTTTGCTTACGGTCTGCTTCTTTTGGACTACTTTGTCTTTTGTGTTATTGTTCTCTGGTCTTCCTACTATAAACGTCTCATTTTGCTTCTGCTTAGACTTTGTAATCATCTGTATTATTACCTAATAAAGCTTTTGCCCTCTgttctaacaaaaaaaaaaaaaaaggaaaactatAAAGTTGGCTGTAGATCCATGATCTAGTCAGTAGTATAGCATGCTAGGAATGAAGTGGAGAGTATTAAATAACATCCAAAGGGATGAATGGGAACAGAGAATGGCCTTAAGATCTCTAGACGTTGCACCACGAGATCATCAGACATGGTGTCGCCTGCGCTTGTCTCCCCTCCTTGCACGGCTTCACCATCGCTCTCGTCCGGCATCATCTACATTGCACCTGCACAATGGTGTGCACTCGAACAACAGCTCGGGAGATGAGACGAACAAGAATTGGGAAGGTTGCAGAAAGTTCAATCAAGCTTGTGAATATACGAAATGGCTTTAAAGTGTGGGTGTGGGTTTCACCTCTTCTGCTGACGTAATGGCTTTAAAGTAGAACGTGGGAATCTTGCCTTTCAGGGAGAGTGATTAAGGGATAACCATGGTTAACCATGATTATGTATTTAATGAGAATCAACTGATGTGTTGATCTCTCATTGCCTTTGCCTATAATCATACATGGTAGACTCATTCCACCTAATAATTTCTTGAGGTAAAGGATATCAAGAAGGAGAGTATTTGATGGGGTCTTGAAGAAGACTTCTCATGGATCTATTTAATGACTACACCAAAGTCACCTTCAAGCAAGTCTTCCACATTTTAAAATGAAGATTACAACCATAATCCCTTCCTGGAGTACTCTTAGCTCAACGATGGGAATAGTTATAGCCAAGAACCATCTAGTGCCAACATAGAGAAGTCAACCATAGTAGTCTTAAGCGGGGAACCCAACAAGAACTTGACTGCTTCTAAGAGAGCCATTAAAATTAATCTTCAAAATCTCAAAGGAGGGGACCACTAAACCTATGAGGTAGCACATATTTTAGGATGATAATTCCAAGATCAACAATGATGTAGATGGAGGTGACAAAATCACCCCATTTTGTTGGACCTTAATGATCCTACATGGGAAAGATCCTAAATCATCTCCACTCATAAAGTCACCGCTGAACCTAGTGATATTAAATTTGTTCTTAAGAATATATTTTCAAGGATATCTCAAAAGCGGTGATGTTGGACcgaaatttttggataaaaatgCCCTTTGGAGTAGAGAAAAAGTTGGCCCAACTTCCTCCAATCtctttaaccctaattaaaatttatgaaatatatgGAATATgttaaggataattttggtagATTATGGTTGGTGATTTTGAATTCTTACACTATATCAAATAAGGTAACCATGGATATTCGAAGATTTTTAAATACTAGAATATGATATATCAAATGCATTAGTCTTAAATCATGATTTGATTTCATAGATGTTCTAAAACTATTGCATGGGCTTGTGATTTTTGACTCTTTTTTTCTACGGTCCATGATGCATAGGATACAAATGAGTTAACCTACTCATGAACTACTCTAGCTTGACTCCAATCCAAACTCAATTCAATTTGATTATTATCGATTTTGAGTAGCAGAATACTCGATTCAAAAGCTCACGAGTCTATTTGAATATatgtattttaataatattatttttatttattatattatattattattattagtagataaaaatttgattttgagttTAAATTTGAGCTCAAATATAGCTTAGTTAATATTTGAGTTGAATTGAATCGATCTTGAAATTTATCTATTCTATCAAATCGAATCTGAATTTGAAATATTAAAGTTCCATCAATTTCTGGCCGGGATTCaagtttaaatattttaaatcaaattaagcTTCAAACAACCCGGCTTGGCTGGATTATAATATCCCTTATAGGATGGAATCTACCGAGACAGTCGTGCTCTCATATGTTTTTTTGTAGCTTTAATTAGCGAACTAGCGACGATGAAGCAGAAGCCGTTAGCCCCTTCGCTCGCCCTAAACAGAAAGAAACGCTCATATTATTAAAACAAAAATCTTTTTGAACGAGAGAGATGGCATCGGGCGACATCCAGGACTTCTACCGGCAAAGGAAGAAGGGCGCCGCCGCCTCTGCCGCCACCGCCAAAAAGAAATCCGGAAAGCCCCGACGCGGCGGCGCCACCGTGGGAGCTGACGCGGCCCAGACCCCTTTCATCGTCTCCCACGGATCCCCCGATCTCCAAGGTGGTTCACGTCTTTCCTCCGtccaaaaccctaaccctaacgctAACCCTAGTTCTTCGGTAATTGCAACAGATCGAtctgatattatttatttttctcgTTAGATGATTACGGGCCAGAGGAGGAGAAGCTCCGGCAGTTCGACATGGACATGAGGTACGGACCCTGCCTCGGCCTTACCCGCCTCCAGCGCTGGGAGCGCGCCTCCGCCATGGGCCTCCACCCGCCGCCGGAAGTCGGCGAGCTCCTCCGCCAAATGTGGCAGGACGAGCTCCGCCGCCGATCGTCGGAGCCAAAGACTAAGCCTAACCCCGTGCTGGAGTGCCTCTGGGAGGGCCGAGTCTAGAAGAAGGAAATCACCAAATCCTTATCCTACGACCAAGAAAAGGTACTCCTTTGAGCTTAGttataggagaaaaaaaaaaaaaaatggtggtgAAGCAGAGAGTTACagcctcctttcttcttcttccttttttttttttttttgtgtgtaaaaAAAAGGTTTTTGACTACTATTATGACGTTTCGTTGATCTCAAATGCTGAAATTTATGGTTTTTCCTATAATGTGGTATGCTTCCGTTGTTGTGAATTAAAATTATCCGCTATAACGGATACTTTTTGTTATATATGGTATCAGAGTACGGTTATACTATGCTAATTATCAGGAGGGATGATATTTGGAATTAGCTAATAATAGAGGATGAGATCTCTTGGATTGGCAcagggtttaaaaaaaaaaaaaactcaagtgATTCTGATAGTTTGCGGGCAGTAAAGTACCATGATTAGTAAATTCTCGAGTCATAGGTCGAGTGAAGACTAGTTTCTGTCACCTTCTTCCATAGAGACCAGAAGAGgcagagaaagaaagaaggaaaatgaAAAGATGGAGGTGACTGGATGCTTAACCGTTAATGCATGCCCTTGGTGTATCTTTGTTATCAGATATCTCAACTATGCTGTTCTGGTCCTGATTGATAAATACCCTTGTTATCTTGTAGTTGTGCCTAAAATATTTGCTTGAATGATGGATGTTTCTCTCTGAAAGAAAAGGCTTTAGTCTATAGGATTTAATTGTTTTATCAAGTATATATGATAATGGAAATCCTGATTTGTAGCGGATAATTGGATTGAATTGTTTTTCTTGCATATTAAAAGAGGAAAGTACATGGttacttattttttctttattttttaaagatcAAATTTGCTAGGAtacggaattttttttttttcacgtcCATATTCCGCAAAATGTACTACAAAACATAACCCTTGGGTCTCGTTGTACCCATTGTCAGCCAAATTCTTGTACACCAATTATTTCCACTACACTTGGTGTTAGCTTTTCCAAATCCTtatatctgtacaaaaaaaagTTCATAATTGAAAATATTTAAGAGCTGTAAGATAAACTGAAATTCTCGAATACTGCATTGCTATTACTTTTTTTTGTTTCAGAAATGCTGAGGGTAGCCCAAACCAGCTTTTATCCTACTTGTGTTATTTTATACCTTAATGAATCTCCAGTATCCATAGATTTGAATTCTGAAGAGCTTTACGTCAGTAGCCATGACTGGAGCAGAACCTAAACTTATATCTTGAGGAAGGACAGGGGAATCAAAGTGTTGTTAGGTATGCTAGTTTGTGACATGTTGATTCACTTGATAAAATGGCACGTTCAACTGCATTTTGCAGATTAAAAGGTACATCAACTGAACCATTTATTACAGAACATATCAATTAGGTTCACTTCCTGGATTGACCATCATTTTACATTTTATACCAGTTGACTGAAATATTCTGGCCCTTGATTTTGATCTTCATTATTTGCTTAGCCCCTAGTCCTATTTATAAGTGTGTACATCTTATTCTTGAGTTAGTACTAAACAGAGATAGCTGCATACAGAAACAAGCTTATTTGTATTCTAAACATAGACATGCAGATCTAAAGGTGAAAATGCTAAGTATCAAGAGGTTAAATATCCAATAGCAATCAAATAGAGGACAGGTATTAACTTCCCCATAATTTTGTGTAGCTTATTTTGTTAACAAATTAGGTTATGGATGTTTTGATTCTTCGAATTGTTTTCATGTATTGGTTAGTGATGCCAGATGTCTTGCATGGACTAAAGATAAAGCCTGTTATCTTTGTCCAGGGATCTACACATTGATCTTCAATCACATTTCAACATATTTAGATTATGGGGATGGAAGAAAATTTTCCAAGCCTTTTTTAAAAACTTGGAAAACTTTCTTTATGACAAGAAAAGGGCTCGGAAAAAAAGGAGGGAAAAGAGGAGGTTTAATCAATTGTTCTTTTATACATTGAAAAAGGCTAAGGAGAGTGCTAAAATATTGGGCTAACCAAAAGTTTGGAAATATATTGTGTTGCAATACAAAACCAAAAAACATTAACGGTCCTGAGTGCAACCTATAAGAACCTGATAATAAAATCCTTATGTACAAATTTCAATTTTCTCTAAATTACTTCAGTAGT includes:
- the LOC105053523 gene encoding uncharacterized protein, producing MASGDIQDFYRQRKKGAAASAATAKKKSGKPRRGGATVGADAAQTPFIVSHGSPDLQDDYGPEEEKLRQFDMDMRYGPCLGLTRLQRWERASAMGLHPPPEVGELLRQMWQDELRRRSSEPKTKPNPVLECLWEGRV